Proteins encoded in a region of the Elaeis guineensis isolate ETL-2024a chromosome 7, EG11, whole genome shotgun sequence genome:
- the LOC140859462 gene encoding cyclin-D4-1-like isoform X1, translated as MGVTYDYASSNLLCAEDNSSILEFDDGEEDGFDGEAEGHKHGWIPEQRSDFYGDFLKSFPLQSEECIVLLVEKELEHMPRKDYAKRLQNGDLDISVRRDAIDWIGKVHVHYKFGPLSAYLSVNYMDRFLSAYKLPEGKAWMTQLLTVACLSLAAKIEETEVPLSLDLQVGEAKYVFEAKTIQRMELLVLSTLKWRMQAVTPFSFIDYFLQKFNDGNSPTNSVVSRSVELILSSVRGTGFLGFRPSEIAAAVAFSALGEIQTVGIKNTLSCCIHVDKERVLRCNEVIQRMTLMEKESSQSVSLSVSSVPHSPIGVLDAASLSYKRDDITVGSDANSNESTPAAKKRKLSRPSVS; from the exons ATGGGTGTCACCTATGACTATGCTTCATCTAACCTCCTGTGTGCCGAGGATAATTCCAGCATTCTGGAATTTGATGATGGGGAAGAGGATGGATTCGATGGAGAAGCCGAGGGCCATAAGCATGGCTGGATTCCAGAACAAAGGAGTGATTTTTATGGGGACTTCTTAAAGAGTTTTCCCCTACAATCAGAGGAATGCATTGTTTTGCTGGTTGAGAAGGAATTAGAACACATGCCGAGAAAGGATTATGCCAAGAGGTTGCAGAATGGGGACTTGGACATTTCAGTCAGGAGAGATGCCATTGATTGGATTGGAAAG GTTCATGTCCATTACAAGTTCGGACCTTTGAGTGCCTATTTGTCTGTAAATTACATGGATCGATTCCTTTCAGCTTataaactccca GAAGGTAAGGCTTGGATGACACAGTTGCTCACTGTGGCCTGCTTATCTCTTGCTGCCAAGATTGAGGAAACTGAAGTTCCTCTATCACTAGATTTACAG GTTGGCGAGGCAAAATATGTATTTGAAGCCAAGACAATACAAAGAATGGAGCTTTTAGTTCTAAGCACCCTCAAGTGGAGGATGCAAGCTGTGACGCCTTTCTCATTCAtagattactttcttcaaaagttTAATGACGGCAATTCCCCAACAAATTCAGTAGTTTCCCGGTCTGTGGAACTTATATTGAGTTCAGTTAGAG GAACAGGATTTCTAGGGTTTAGGCCCTCTGAaattgctgctgctgttgcattctCGGCATTGGGAGAAATCCAGACTGTGGGAATCAAAAACACTTTATCTTGTTGCATCCATGTAGATAAG GAGAGAGTGTTAAGATGTAATGAAGTGATCCAGCGGATGACATTGATGGAGAAGGAGAGTAGTCAAAGTGTCAGTCTGTCAGTTTCCTCTGTACCACACAGCCCAATTGGGGTCTTGGATGCTGCATCACTGAGCTATAAAAGAGATGATATAACAGTCGGGTCAGATGCAAATTCTAATGAGTCCACTCCAGCTGCCAAGAAGAGGAAACTCAGCAGACCATCAGTCTCATGA
- the LOC140859462 gene encoding cyclin-D4-1-like isoform X2 produces MGVTYDYASSNLLCAEDNSSILEFDDGEEDGFDGEAEGHKHGWIPEQRSDFYGDFLKSFPLQSEECIVLLVEKELEHMPRKDYAKRLQNGDLDISVRRDAIDWIGKEGKAWMTQLLTVACLSLAAKIEETEVPLSLDLQVGEAKYVFEAKTIQRMELLVLSTLKWRMQAVTPFSFIDYFLQKFNDGNSPTNSVVSRSVELILSSVRGTGFLGFRPSEIAAAVAFSALGEIQTVGIKNTLSCCIHVDKERVLRCNEVIQRMTLMEKESSQSVSLSVSSVPHSPIGVLDAASLSYKRDDITVGSDANSNESTPAAKKRKLSRPSVS; encoded by the exons ATGGGTGTCACCTATGACTATGCTTCATCTAACCTCCTGTGTGCCGAGGATAATTCCAGCATTCTGGAATTTGATGATGGGGAAGAGGATGGATTCGATGGAGAAGCCGAGGGCCATAAGCATGGCTGGATTCCAGAACAAAGGAGTGATTTTTATGGGGACTTCTTAAAGAGTTTTCCCCTACAATCAGAGGAATGCATTGTTTTGCTGGTTGAGAAGGAATTAGAACACATGCCGAGAAAGGATTATGCCAAGAGGTTGCAGAATGGGGACTTGGACATTTCAGTCAGGAGAGATGCCATTGATTGGATTGGAAAG GAAGGTAAGGCTTGGATGACACAGTTGCTCACTGTGGCCTGCTTATCTCTTGCTGCCAAGATTGAGGAAACTGAAGTTCCTCTATCACTAGATTTACAG GTTGGCGAGGCAAAATATGTATTTGAAGCCAAGACAATACAAAGAATGGAGCTTTTAGTTCTAAGCACCCTCAAGTGGAGGATGCAAGCTGTGACGCCTTTCTCATTCAtagattactttcttcaaaagttTAATGACGGCAATTCCCCAACAAATTCAGTAGTTTCCCGGTCTGTGGAACTTATATTGAGTTCAGTTAGAG GAACAGGATTTCTAGGGTTTAGGCCCTCTGAaattgctgctgctgttgcattctCGGCATTGGGAGAAATCCAGACTGTGGGAATCAAAAACACTTTATCTTGTTGCATCCATGTAGATAAG GAGAGAGTGTTAAGATGTAATGAAGTGATCCAGCGGATGACATTGATGGAGAAGGAGAGTAGTCAAAGTGTCAGTCTGTCAGTTTCCTCTGTACCACACAGCCCAATTGGGGTCTTGGATGCTGCATCACTGAGCTATAAAAGAGATGATATAACAGTCGGGTCAGATGCAAATTCTAATGAGTCCACTCCAGCTGCCAAGAAGAGGAAACTCAGCAGACCATCAGTCTCATGA